The sequence below is a genomic window from Spirochaetaceae bacterium.
ATTGCGGCGGCGGCACCTCGCGGGCCAGCAAGCGGTGGCCGACCGCCGCCAGGCTTGCCTCCGCCATCGCAAGGTGCAGTCGGCCTTCCTCTCCGCCGGCAGCCGCCGCGTAGGTGGCGCACACCAGGCGAGTGCCCGCCGCCGGCAGTTCGGTGGTGTCGGCTTCCCGCTCGAGGTACTCCAGGCGCGGTACGACGGCGCACACCGGCGCCCACGCGCGCTGCAGGTCGGGCAGCAGCGCCGTGATGCCGCGTTGCAACACCATGCCCTCGATCTCACTCAAGCCGCGCTCCGGGACCGCGGGTGCGCCGCGCCCGCCCAGCAACCGGTCGATCAGCAGGAATGCCAGCACCCGGTCGACGGCAAGCAGCGCCCCCGGCAGCGGGTCGAGCACCACGCTCGCCAGCGCCGCCGGCGGCGCCCACCGGGCGCGCAGTTCGCTGCACGACGGGCGGTCTGCCGCGGCAAGGCGAACCCGGCACGGCGTGCGCACGAGCGTGCTCAGCGACTCGGAGGCGAAGCGCGCGAACCGGCGGTGTACCGCGCTCAAGACGGCGATCTGCTCGGCGGAGAGCAGGGCCGAGCCGTGCGGCCCGCGGACGTGCGACCGGCGGTCGCTCGACGAGCGGTCACCCATCGACGCCCCCGGCGCCCGGCCGGCAAGGCGCGGCGAACGAGCACGTCGGTGGTCCCTGAGCGGGGAGCAACGCAGCCGGCCGGGATGGATCGCTGCATTCAAGCAGCCGGAGTTGCGCCACGGGCTGCTAGTCCTCGACCAGCCACCGGCGCAGCGCGCGCGCCGCGTCCTGCGGCCGCCGGCGTGCCAGGTGCTCGGCGTTGCGGCGCATCTCCCGGTCCGCCAGGCCACCCGGTGCCGCGGTGCCGAACACCCGCGTGGCGCTGCTCAATCGCGCCGTGCCGCCGGCGGCGCGCTCCGCCCGGCGGCGGCGCTGCCGCCGGCGCAGCACCACGACCAGGGCGAGCAGCAGCAACCCGGCGGTCACCGCGGCGGCCACCGGCAACATGCTCAGCAGCCATGCTTCCCGGCGCAGCAACGCGTCCTCCCGCTCGAACTGACTGCTGCGGTCGAACTGCAGATGCTCCACCGTTACCGAGTCGCCGCGTTGCCGGTCCCAGCCGATGGCGTCCTGAACCAGCAGCGTCGCCTTGCGCAACTCGTCGCCGGGCACCGGGGTGTACGTACGCCGCACGCTGCCGTCGGGGTTCAGGGCGACGCCGCCGTCGGGCCGGAACTCGGTGCGCCACACGCCGTCGAGGGCCACGCTCACCGTGATGCGGTTGATCGCCCAGGGGCTCTCCTCGCGCACCGTGTTGCGCCGGTTCACCACCTCGCTGCGGCTGATCGAGCGGCGCTCGTAGTTCTCGCTGGCAGCGCCGTCGCTGCTGCTCCTGGTCTCCGACACCTCGTCCTCGGCCACCGAGATCGAGGCCACCAGCAACGATTCGTCGGTGTCGGTGAGCGGATCGTCCTCGCGCAGGGCGATCGGGAAGTGCTCCTCCGTCGTGGTCGACTGCGCGGACAGGTCGAGGTCGATGTCGAGGCGGACTATCTGTACGCGGTCGGCGGAGAAGATGTTGCCGAGGGCGGTGACGATTTCCCGCGTGTAGCGCTGCTCCAAGCCGTACTTGGTGTCCAGTTGACGCTCCACCAGGTTCATCCGGCTGCGTCCCGACAGGCCGCCGGGATCGTTCACCTGGACGCCGCGCGGGTCGAGGATCACGATGTGCTCCGCGCTCAGCCCGGCCACCGCAAACTGCACGAGCCGCTGGATGCCGAGCACCCGCTGGTGGTCGTCGAGAATCTCCGAGCCCGGCCGGGGCGTTATCACAATGGAAGCGGTGGTAGGGAGTTGATCCTCCGCGAACAGTTCGCGTTCCGGCACCACCAGGGTGACGTGGGCGGCGGCGACGTCGTCGAGCGCCTCGATGTGCTGTTCGAGGCTGCGCGTGAGGGCGCGCTGAAGGTTGACGCTACGTTCGAAGTCGGTGACGGAGAATCGCCCGAGGTCGAATACCGAATACGGGTCGGTGTGCGCAGGTATCAGGTCTTCACGGATCAGGATGGCGCGCAGCCGGCGCGCCGAGTCCTGGTCGGCCACGAAGATGCGGTCACCGGCGCGGATTTCATACTCCACGCGTTCCTGATCAAGCCGGCCGGCGATGCGCAGCAGTTGCCCGGCGTCCTCGACCGGGGCATTGATCAGGGGAACCATCCGCACACCGGTGCTCAACGGCCCGCCCTCGCGCGATGCGCCAATCAACCCCGCGGCGACCACCGCGACGACGAGCGCGCCGCCGAGCGACCAACGCTGCGCCCCGGTCAATCTGCCCCAGAAGCCAAACGCCTGTTGCCGCACACGCGGCAGTACGTCGAGCATGCTTCCCCTCCCACGACACGGGTCGACTTGCCGCCGCCGCAGGGTGGACGGCCGCGGTCAAGCCCTTCCCGTGCTATAGTTATGCGTAAGCGGCGCGGTATTGTCAACCGCGGCCGCCAAGAAAGCGCGCTTTTCCGTACCGCTAAAGAATGAACCGCGTCAGGTCGCGATCTTCGATTATCTTGACCAATCGTTCGTCCACGTAGCCCGTCGTAACGGTAACGGTCTGGCCCTTCAGATCGGGCGCGTTGAAGGACAGATCCTCAAGCAGAAGCTCCATGATGGTGTGCAGGCGGCGCGCACCGATGTTCTCGGTGCTGCGGTTCACTTCCGCGGCCAGTTCCGACAACCGGTCGACCGCGTCATCGGTGAATATCAGGGTCACGTCCTCGGTTGCGAGCAGCGCCTCGTACTGGGTAATCAACGCGTTGCGCGGCTGGGTGAGAATGCGTTTGAAGTCGTCGCGGCCGAGGTCGTCGAGTTCGACACGAATCGGAAACCGGCCTTGCAGTTCGGGGATCAGGTCGGACGGTTTGCTCATGTGAAACGCGCCGGCGGCAATGAACAGGACGTGCGCGGTGTCGACCACGCCCCACTTGGTGGTTACCGTACTGCCTTCCACGATCGGCAGTATGTCGCGCTGTACGCCTTCCCGGGAGACGTCGGCGCCGCCGCGGGTGTCCTTGGCCGCCACCTTGTCGATTTCATCGAGGAAGATTATTCCCATCTGTTCGACCCGTTCGATCGCCAGCTCGGACACGCGCTCCTTGTCGACCAGCCGGTCGACCTCCTCGGCCATCAGGATCGCGCGCGCGCGACGGATCGGCACCCTCTTCTTTTTCTTGCGGCCGCCAAACAAGTTGCCGAGGCTGCCA
It includes:
- the hslU gene encoding ATP-dependent protease ATPase subunit HslU yields the protein MSIDLDKLSPTEIVSELDRYIVGQQQAKKAVAIALRNRLRRRKLPKELRDEVTPKNIILIGPTGVGKTEIARRLAKLCRAPFVKVEATKYTEVGYVGRDVESMVRDLASVAVSMVKTELQEGVQEEAESRVEQRLIELLLPGLSPGQHAKPPAARPPGATPAGFAAPPQPPTGPPAAPANGTVDRFRERLRAGELEDKLVEVNVTDSSGPAIEIFSGQSFEEMDINLGSLGNLFGGRKKKKRVPIRRARAILMAEEVDRLVDKERVSELAIERVEQMGIIFLDEIDKVAAKDTRGGADVSREGVQRDILPIVEGSTVTTKWGVVDTAHVLFIAAGAFHMSKPSDLIPELQGRFPIRVELDDLGRDDFKRILTQPRNALITQYEALLATEDVTLIFTDDAVDRLSELAAEVNRSTENIGARRLHTIMELLLEDLSFNAPDLKGQTVTVTTGYVDERLVKIIEDRDLTRFIL
- a CDS encoding FliM/FliN family flagellar motor switch protein, translating into MGDRSSSDRRSHVRGPHGSALLSAEQIAVLSAVHRRFARFASESLSTLVRTPCRVRLAAADRPSCSELRARWAPPAALASVVLDPLPGALLAVDRVLAFLLIDRLLGGRGAPAVPERGLSEIEGMVLQRGITALLPDLQRAWAPVCAVVPRLEYLEREADTTELPAAGTRLVCATYAAAAGGEEGRLHLAMAEASLAAVGHRLLAREVPPPQSPRAAGAGAMVTVELGADGLRGGGAPALDEGMVIGMSRFAGEAVAIEMNREQVARGRVVAWQDSYGIRVTEILDSGGETDSAGGRRVPRRR
- the fliF gene encoding flagellar basal-body MS-ring/collar protein FliF — its product is MLDVLPRVRQQAFGFWGRLTGAQRWSLGGALVVAVVAAGLIGASREGGPLSTGVRMVPLINAPVEDAGQLLRIAGRLDQERVEYEIRAGDRIFVADQDSARRLRAILIREDLIPAHTDPYSVFDLGRFSVTDFERSVNLQRALTRSLEQHIEALDDVAAAHVTLVVPERELFAEDQLPTTASIVITPRPGSEILDDHQRVLGIQRLVQFAVAGLSAEHIVILDPRGVQVNDPGGLSGRSRMNLVERQLDTKYGLEQRYTREIVTALGNIFSADRVQIVRLDIDLDLSAQSTTTEEHFPIALREDDPLTDTDESLLVASISVAEDEVSETRSSSDGAASENYERRSISRSEVVNRRNTVREESPWAINRITVSVALDGVWRTEFRPDGGVALNPDGSVRRTYTPVPGDELRKATLLVQDAIGWDRQRGDSVTVEHLQFDRSSQFEREDALLRREAWLLSMLPVAAAVTAGLLLLALVVVLRRRQRRRRAERAAGGTARLSSATRVFGTAAPGGLADREMRRNAEHLARRRPQDAARALRRWLVED